From a single Mycolicibacterium moriokaense genomic region:
- a CDS encoding MCE family protein, translating to MLKYRGSQLMRAGFMGVVLIILVIAIGLQPERLYSWATALRYEAMFAEAGGLNVGNDVTMSGIKVGSVSSIELVNGDALVGFTVEGKYALGSDTTAHIRTGTLLGERVLTLESKGTGTLDRRQVIPATRTSSPYSLTDAVSELTANTAGTDTDALNQSLDTLAQTLDQIAPQLGPTFEGVSRLSRSLNNRNESLAELLRTAGDVTAIFSERSQQVNQLILNSNDLLAVLNERRYAITSLLSATSAVSQELTALVADNEQELAPTLERLNTVTAMLEKNRDNLAKMLPGAAKYYLTQGEIVSNGAYYNALVPNLVFGQLLQPFLDYAFGFRRGIDAGQPPDTAGPRAELPFPVNSLPQPGDLPNDGNP from the coding sequence ATGCTTAAGTACCGCGGATCCCAACTCATGCGGGCCGGCTTCATGGGCGTGGTCCTCATCATCCTGGTCATCGCGATCGGGCTGCAGCCGGAGCGGTTGTACTCCTGGGCCACAGCGCTGCGCTATGAGGCGATGTTCGCCGAGGCCGGCGGTCTCAACGTCGGCAACGACGTGACCATGTCGGGTATCAAGGTCGGCTCGGTGTCTTCGATCGAACTCGTCAACGGAGACGCGCTGGTCGGTTTCACGGTCGAGGGCAAGTACGCGCTGGGATCCGACACCACCGCGCATATCCGCACCGGAACGCTTCTCGGTGAACGTGTTCTGACGCTGGAGTCCAAGGGCACCGGGACGCTGGATCGCCGCCAGGTCATTCCCGCGACGCGAACCTCGTCGCCGTACTCGCTGACCGACGCCGTGAGCGAGCTGACCGCGAACACCGCCGGTACCGACACCGATGCGCTCAACCAGTCGCTGGACACGCTGGCGCAGACGCTCGATCAGATCGCCCCTCAGCTGGGACCCACGTTCGAGGGGGTGTCCCGGCTCTCGCGTTCGCTCAACAATCGCAACGAGAGTCTCGCGGAGCTGCTGAGGACGGCCGGTGACGTGACCGCGATCTTCTCTGAGCGCAGTCAGCAGGTCAACCAGCTGATCCTCAACTCCAACGATCTGCTGGCCGTGCTCAACGAGCGTCGGTACGCGATCACCAGCCTGCTGTCCGCGACCTCGGCGGTGTCGCAGGAGCTGACGGCTCTCGTCGCCGACAACGAGCAGGAACTTGCACCGACGCTGGAACGGCTGAACACCGTCACCGCGATGCTCGAGAAGAACCGCGACAACCTCGCCAAGATGCTGCCGGGCGCCGCGAAATACTATCTGACACAAGGCGAGATCGTCTCGAACGGCGCGTACTACAACGCGCTGGTGCCCAACCTCGTCTTCGGACAGCTTTTGCAGCCGTTCCTCGACTACGCCTTCGGCTTCCGGCGCGGCATCGACGCCGGTCAGCCGCCGGACACCGCCGGGCCGCGGGCGGAACTGCCGTTCCCCGTCAACAGCCTTCCCCAGCCAGGAGACCTCCCCAATGATGGCAACCCGTAA
- a CDS encoding MCE family protein produces the protein MMATRKRLVAGTAIVLAIVLLAGAALLVRNVFFGPTTITAYFPTATAIYPGDEVRVSGVKVGRIESITPEGTQTKMVLKVDRDVPIPADAKAVIVAQNLVAARYVQLTPAYRTGGGPTMRDGAVIGSDRTAVPVEWDEVKDQLMRLATELGPQPGAKPGVADTSTARFIDSAANALDGNGEKLRETLSQLSGVARVFAEGSGNIVDIIKNLQVFVSALRDSKQQIVLFQNRLASLSSVINDSRSDLDAAVSNLSVAIGEVQRFVAGTRNQTAEQIQRLANLTQIVIDHKLAFENVLHITPNAIANYNNIYYPNGGSVTGAFSLVNFSNPVYAICGMIGAVANTTAPTTAKLCEQYLGPALRQLNFNGIPLPINAYLRPAINPDRMIYTDPKLAPGAAGPGDPPESPPTVSAYTGQGDVPPPPGWNGPPPGPGGLYKPDNDAPAIPSPALFPGAPIPGPPHVVSNVPAGPATVEGMLLPQTSAPVPPNAPLLPAEGMPPS, from the coding sequence ATGATGGCAACCCGTAAGCGACTGGTGGCCGGCACCGCCATCGTGCTCGCCATCGTCCTCCTGGCCGGAGCCGCGTTGCTCGTCCGCAACGTGTTCTTCGGGCCGACCACGATCACCGCGTATTTCCCGACCGCGACGGCGATCTATCCCGGCGACGAGGTGCGGGTCTCCGGGGTGAAGGTGGGCAGGATCGAATCGATCACGCCCGAGGGCACGCAGACTAAGATGGTCCTCAAGGTCGACCGCGATGTGCCCATCCCGGCCGACGCCAAAGCGGTGATCGTGGCGCAGAACCTGGTGGCGGCCCGCTACGTCCAACTCACCCCTGCCTACCGGACCGGGGGCGGTCCGACCATGCGCGACGGCGCGGTGATCGGAAGCGACCGAACGGCCGTGCCCGTCGAGTGGGATGAGGTCAAAGACCAATTGATGCGCCTCGCAACCGAATTGGGCCCACAGCCCGGCGCCAAGCCCGGCGTTGCGGACACCTCCACTGCCCGATTCATCGACAGTGCGGCGAACGCATTGGACGGTAACGGTGAGAAGCTGCGGGAGACGCTCTCACAACTGTCCGGCGTGGCAAGGGTTTTCGCCGAGGGCAGCGGGAACATCGTCGACATCATCAAGAACCTGCAGGTCTTCGTCTCGGCGCTGCGGGACAGCAAGCAGCAGATCGTGCTGTTCCAGAACCGCCTGGCCAGCCTCAGCAGCGTCATCAATGACAGCCGGTCCGATCTGGATGCGGCGGTGTCGAACCTGTCGGTCGCGATTGGCGAGGTGCAGCGATTCGTCGCGGGCACCAGAAACCAGACCGCCGAGCAGATTCAGCGGCTCGCCAACCTCACCCAGATTGTGATCGACCACAAACTGGCGTTCGAGAACGTTCTGCACATCACGCCCAACGCGATCGCGAACTACAACAACATCTATTACCCCAACGGCGGCTCGGTGACGGGAGCATTCTCGCTCGTCAACTTCTCGAACCCGGTGTACGCGATCTGCGGCATGATCGGCGCCGTCGCGAACACCACTGCGCCGACGACCGCGAAACTCTGCGAGCAGTACCTGGGACCCGCGCTGCGACAATTGAACTTCAACGGCATCCCGTTGCCCATCAACGCCTACCTGCGACCTGCCATCAACCCGGACCGGATGATCTACACCGATCCGAAGCTGGCGCCTGGGGCCGCAGGCCCGGGCGACCCGCCCGAGTCGCCGCCCACGGTGTCGGCGTACACCGGTCAGGGCGATGTCCCGCCGCCACCCGGCTGGAACGGGCCTCCCCCCGGTCCGGGCGGGTTGTACAAGCCGGACAACGATGCGCCGGCGATACCGTCGCCCGCGTTGTTCCCCGGCGCGCCGATTCCCGGCCCGCCCCACGTCGTGTCGAACGTTCCGGCGGGTCCGGCGACGGTCGAAGGCATGCTGCTTCCGCAGACGTCGGCACCCGTACCGCCCAACGCACCCTTGCTTCCGGCGGAAGGGATGCCACCCTCATGA
- a CDS encoding MCE family protein, whose translation MIRRTVVKRSIITGSCAALALTGCSFQGINSLPLPGAEGRGPDAVTYHVEVANVATLESNSPVLISDVVVGSVGKMTVDNWHADVEISVKPDVVVPANAVATVGQTSLLGSMHLALNPPLGEEPQGRLQPGGTIGLSESSTYPSTERTLSSLATIVNGGGLGQIGDIIHNFSTAVSGREPEIRELLTRLDNFVGVLDEQRDNIVASIQQLNRVAGKFAGQRDVIDRALKEIPPALDVLIKERPNLTTALEKLGQFGDTAAGLVNDAGDDLVADLKNLEPALKALVDIGPDLSTALIWATAFPYGPDFADKITRGDYINLIAVFDLTYPRLKKTLLLGTRWGDENAKLIPAPGDPYYLNYSYAPMMVGVTPPPDEAVAPPPAEPGAAQVSTAAAPLLPVLPPPAAAPWLPAAPMSSSQIFAGPYDAEAPASPGPLPPPAPLTPGGGG comes from the coding sequence ATGATTCGACGGACGGTTGTGAAGCGATCGATCATCACTGGATCCTGTGCGGCACTGGCGTTGACCGGCTGCTCCTTCCAGGGCATCAACTCGCTGCCCTTGCCCGGCGCGGAGGGGCGGGGTCCGGACGCGGTGACCTACCACGTGGAGGTCGCCAATGTGGCGACGCTGGAGTCGAATTCGCCCGTCCTGATATCGGACGTTGTGGTCGGCAGTGTCGGCAAGATGACGGTCGACAACTGGCATGCCGACGTGGAGATCTCGGTCAAGCCCGATGTGGTGGTGCCGGCGAACGCCGTTGCGACGGTCGGGCAGACCAGCCTGTTGGGCTCGATGCATCTCGCGCTCAATCCACCGCTCGGCGAGGAGCCGCAAGGCCGACTGCAGCCCGGCGGCACGATCGGGCTGAGCGAGTCCTCGACCTATCCGTCGACCGAACGGACGCTGTCCTCGTTGGCGACCATTGTCAACGGCGGCGGGCTGGGACAGATCGGCGACATCATCCACAACTTCAGCACCGCCGTGTCCGGCCGCGAACCCGAGATCCGCGAACTGCTTACTCGCCTCGACAACTTTGTCGGCGTGCTGGATGAGCAACGGGACAATATCGTCGCCTCGATCCAGCAGTTGAACCGGGTCGCAGGCAAATTCGCCGGACAGCGCGACGTGATCGACCGCGCGCTCAAGGAGATTCCGCCCGCCCTTGACGTCCTGATCAAGGAGCGTCCCAACCTCACCACCGCACTCGAGAAGCTCGGGCAGTTCGGCGACACCGCTGCGGGTCTGGTCAACGACGCCGGGGATGACCTCGTGGCCGACCTGAAGAATCTGGAACCGGCACTCAAGGCGCTTGTCGACATCGGACCTGACCTGAGCACGGCGCTGATCTGGGCGACGGCCTTCCCGTACGGGCCCGACTTCGCCGACAAGATCACCCGCGGTGACTACATCAACCTGATCGCCGTCTTCGATCTCACGTATCCGCGTCTGAAGAAGACGCTGCTGCTCGGCACGCGGTGGGGCGACGAGAACGCGAAACTCATTCCGGCACCAGGTGATCCGTATTACCTGAACTACTCCTATGCCCCGATGATGGTCGGTGTCACTCCGCCGCCGGATGAGGCTGTCGCGCCGCCGCCCGCCGAGCCTGGAGCAGCGCAGGTCTCGACCGCCGCCGCCCCGCTGCTGCCGGTGCTGCCGCCGCCCGCGGCGGCACCATGGCTGCCTGCCGCGCCGATGTCGTCGTCGCAGATCTTCGCGGGGCCATACGACGCCGAAGCGCCCGCGTCGCCTGGGCCGCTTCCGCCACCCGCACCACTGACACCGGGAGGCGGTGGCTGA
- a CDS encoding MCE family protein has product MLTRFVRNQLIIFTIASIVGVVVMLFAYMQVPTLLGLGRLTVTLELPAAGGLYRFGNVTYRGVQIGKVTSVKLTENGAEAELSLNTSPKIPADLRADVLSVSAIGEQYVDLRPRTDSGPYLQNGSRIPVANTTIPQEVGPMLDQLSKLVETIPGDRISDLLEESFKAFNGAGPDFQSLLDSASTLTNDVNAVSDETRGLIDDSGPLLDSQAETTDQIRTWARSLAGVTGQIAENDPEVRALLQRGPGFAAEVSDLLNQVKPTLPILLANLTTVGQILVTYNPSLEQLLVLFPAVISAQQAFGLPKNNPTGLPSGDFALTVTDPPPCTVGFLPPSQWRNPADETVVDTPDGLYCKLPQDSPISVRGARNYPCMAHPGKRAPTVELCNDPKGYQPLAMRQHYVGPYPIDPNLIKQGVPLDDRVDYQERIYAPIQGTPLPPGAVPSGTPPGLPPGQPLQPAPFMPPGMPPPSDQAPFAVSGGPVAASAPVAPPPPPGNSINGTPIPAPPPAESAPDAVPAQPSSFGGNDSRAPSGPTVAYTPYDPGTGQYLTADGQLQQQTNMAIGAAPKSWQDLMPT; this is encoded by the coding sequence ATGCTGACGCGCTTCGTCCGAAACCAGTTGATCATCTTCACGATCGCCTCGATCGTGGGCGTCGTGGTGATGCTCTTCGCCTACATGCAGGTGCCCACGCTGCTCGGGCTGGGACGCCTGACGGTGACTCTGGAGCTGCCCGCAGCCGGCGGCCTCTACCGCTTCGGCAATGTGACCTACCGTGGTGTGCAGATCGGCAAGGTCACGTCGGTCAAGCTCACGGAGAACGGCGCGGAAGCCGAGTTGTCCTTGAACACCTCGCCGAAGATTCCCGCCGACCTGCGGGCCGATGTGCTGAGCGTGTCGGCGATCGGCGAACAGTACGTCGATCTGCGCCCCCGCACCGACTCCGGACCGTACTTGCAGAACGGTTCACGAATCCCCGTGGCCAACACCACCATTCCGCAGGAAGTGGGCCCGATGCTGGACCAGTTGAGCAAGCTGGTCGAGACCATCCCGGGGGACAGGATCAGTGACCTGCTCGAGGAGTCGTTCAAGGCGTTCAACGGGGCGGGCCCGGATTTCCAGTCGCTGCTCGACTCCGCATCCACGCTGACCAACGACGTCAACGCAGTCTCGGATGAGACGCGGGGATTGATCGATGACAGTGGGCCGCTGCTGGATTCGCAGGCCGAGACCACCGATCAGATCCGGACGTGGGCGCGCAGCCTCGCCGGTGTCACGGGGCAGATCGCGGAGAACGACCCCGAGGTCCGCGCGCTGCTGCAACGCGGACCCGGCTTCGCGGCAGAGGTGTCGGATCTGCTGAACCAGGTGAAGCCGACGTTGCCCATCTTGTTGGCGAACCTCACCACCGTCGGCCAGATCCTCGTCACGTACAACCCGTCGTTGGAACAACTGCTGGTGTTGTTCCCTGCGGTCATCTCGGCGCAGCAGGCGTTCGGGTTGCCGAAGAACAACCCGACGGGCCTGCCGTCCGGCGACTTCGCGCTGACTGTCACGGATCCGCCGCCGTGCACCGTCGGGTTCCTGCCGCCGTCACAGTGGCGTAACCCGGCCGACGAGACGGTTGTCGACACACCGGATGGGCTGTACTGCAAACTGCCGCAGGACTCTCCGATTTCGGTGCGCGGCGCGCGTAACTACCCGTGCATGGCGCACCCCGGAAAACGCGCTCCCACAGTCGAACTCTGCAACGATCCAAAGGGCTATCAACCGCTGGCCATGCGGCAGCACTATGTCGGGCCGTACCCGATCGATCCCAACCTGATCAAGCAGGGCGTCCCACTGGACGACCGGGTGGACTACCAGGAGCGGATCTACGCACCGATACAGGGCACTCCGCTGCCGCCGGGTGCGGTGCCGTCGGGCACGCCACCAGGCCTACCGCCAGGCCAGCCCCTTCAGCCGGCGCCCTTCATGCCGCCAGGCATGCCACCGCCGTCGGACCAGGCCCCGTTTGCCGTGTCGGGCGGACCCGTAGCCGCCAGTGCTCCCGTTGCGCCGCCACCGCCCCCCGGTAACTCGATCAACGGGACACCGATTCCGGCGCCGCCGCCTGCCGAGTCGGCTCCGGACGCCGTGCCGGCCCAACCAAGTTCGTTCGGCGGCAACGATTCCCGTGCGCCTAGCGGGCCCACCGTCGCTTACACCCCGTACGACCCGGGGACGGGCCAGTACCTGACGGCCGACGGTCAGCTGCAGCAGCAGACGAACATGGCCATCGGCGCGGCTCCGAAGTCGTGGCAGGATTTGATGCCGACCTGA
- a CDS encoding Rv2253/PknI dimerization domain-containing protein → MLGSLSGTATAHASNYGIELNGTWRVISDGDWARTNEVKIKQKTVIQTWTITSSCVSPVECTGEVHSDQGWSAPIRLNEWWIVDRVVPNWIPCSNGTFVDGFQKFMLWGINPVANERDLKITDLMAGRDRTTGPSGACGVNKPVVIEMPLRLERIS, encoded by the coding sequence GTGCTGGGCAGTCTAAGCGGTACGGCCACGGCGCACGCCTCGAACTACGGCATCGAGCTGAACGGGACATGGCGGGTCATATCGGACGGCGATTGGGCGCGGACCAACGAAGTCAAGATCAAACAGAAGACGGTGATCCAGACCTGGACCATCACGTCGAGCTGTGTGAGTCCCGTCGAATGCACCGGCGAGGTGCACAGCGATCAGGGCTGGAGTGCTCCCATCCGGCTCAACGAATGGTGGATCGTCGACCGCGTTGTGCCCAACTGGATCCCGTGTTCCAACGGCACGTTCGTCGACGGCTTCCAGAAGTTCATGTTGTGGGGAATCAATCCCGTAGCAAACGAACGGGACCTGAAGATCACCGACCTGATGGCAGGACGCGACCGGACCACCGGCCCGAGCGGGGCGTGCGGCGTCAACAAGCCCGTCGTCATCGAGATGCCGTTGCGGTTGGAGCGAATCTCCTAG
- a CDS encoding cytochrome P450 gives MTTGSETTDFDSVDYFTDPSLVPDPHPYYDHIRAKDPVCCPINNGVLAVTGWDAANTVYKDSENYSSCVAVMGPFTPIPFTPEGDDICAQLEAHRTEIPMFEHMVTMDPPQHTDARSILSRLLTPKRLKENEDFMWRLADRHIDEFIDNGKCEFLAAYAKPFSLLVVADLLGVPEADHEEFRESFGASQPGTNIGGLDHEVIAVNPLAWADEKFTQYIEERRENPRDDVLTSIATAKYPDGSTPEVVDVVRTATFLFAAGQETTAKLLGAAMRVLSDRPDIQQQLRDDRSLIPVFIEECLRMDSPVKSVFRMARKTTTLGDKPVPAGTTVMVSPGAANRDPKRFENPHEFSLDRKNVREHIAFSRGIHSCPGAPLARVEGRVSIERILDRMADITVSEEKHGPIDARRYEYEPTFILRGLTEINIEFTPIR, from the coding sequence ATGACCACCGGTTCCGAGACCACTGATTTCGACTCGGTCGACTACTTCACCGATCCGTCGCTGGTACCGGATCCCCACCCGTACTACGACCACATCCGCGCGAAGGATCCGGTGTGCTGCCCGATCAACAACGGCGTGCTCGCGGTTACCGGCTGGGACGCCGCCAACACCGTCTACAAGGACAGTGAGAACTACTCGTCGTGCGTCGCGGTCATGGGGCCGTTCACGCCGATCCCGTTCACGCCGGAGGGCGACGACATCTGCGCTCAGCTCGAGGCGCACCGCACCGAGATCCCGATGTTCGAGCACATGGTCACGATGGATCCGCCGCAGCACACCGACGCGCGCTCCATCCTCTCGCGGCTGCTGACCCCCAAGCGCCTCAAGGAGAACGAGGACTTCATGTGGCGGCTGGCCGATCGCCACATCGACGAGTTCATCGACAACGGGAAGTGCGAGTTCCTCGCGGCCTACGCAAAGCCATTCTCCCTCTTGGTCGTTGCCGATCTGCTCGGTGTCCCCGAGGCCGACCACGAGGAGTTCCGCGAGTCCTTCGGCGCAAGCCAGCCGGGCACCAACATCGGCGGGCTCGACCACGAGGTGATTGCCGTCAATCCGCTGGCGTGGGCGGACGAGAAGTTCACGCAGTACATCGAGGAGCGCCGCGAGAACCCCCGCGACGATGTGCTCACCTCGATCGCGACCGCGAAGTACCCGGACGGTTCCACCCCCGAGGTGGTCGACGTCGTCCGCACGGCGACGTTCTTGTTCGCGGCAGGTCAGGAGACGACCGCCAAGCTGCTCGGCGCGGCGATGCGGGTGCTCAGCGACCGGCCCGACATCCAGCAGCAGCTGCGCGACGACCGCAGCCTGATCCCGGTCTTCATCGAGGAGTGTCTGCGCATGGACAGCCCGGTGAAGAGCGTGTTCCGGATGGCCCGCAAGACAACGACTCTCGGCGATAAGCCGGTGCCGGCGGGCACGACGGTGATGGTCAGCCCCGGCGCGGCCAACCGCGACCCGAAGCGCTTCGAGAACCCGCACGAGTTCTCACTCGATCGCAAGAACGTGCGCGAGCACATCGCGTTCAGCCGCGGCATCCACTCCTGCCCCGGCGCCCCGCTCGCGCGGGTCGAGGGCCGAGTTTCGATCGAGCGAATCCTCGACCGGATGGCCGACATCACGGTCAGCGAGGAAAAGCACGGGCCGATCGACGCGCGCCGTTACGAGTACGAGCCGACGTTCATCCTGCGCGGGCTCACCGAGATCAACATCGAGTTCACGCCCATCAGGTAA
- a CDS encoding TetR/AcrR family transcriptional regulator, producing MTGVSGASRRIGAPEAKNRGVLLDAAEKLLLEEGYAAVTSRRVAERAGLKPQLVHYYFRTMEDLFMAVFRRMAEAGLSVLSTALSSPQPLWALWRFSTQPEATRLTMEFMGLANHRKALRAEIVYYAERFRAEQNAAITAALERYGVASDEVPPVVWTVFATSVSQGLVMERALGMTTGHAETFAYCEQWIRRLEGDPLPVD from the coding sequence ATGACCGGGGTGTCTGGGGCGTCGCGACGGATCGGGGCGCCGGAGGCGAAGAACCGCGGTGTGCTGCTCGATGCCGCGGAGAAGTTGCTGCTCGAGGAGGGCTACGCCGCGGTCACATCGCGCCGGGTCGCCGAGAGGGCGGGGCTCAAACCCCAGCTCGTCCACTACTACTTCCGCACGATGGAAGACCTCTTCATGGCGGTGTTTCGCCGCATGGCCGAAGCCGGGTTGAGTGTGCTGTCGACGGCGCTGTCGTCCCCGCAACCGCTGTGGGCGCTGTGGCGGTTCAGCACGCAGCCCGAGGCCACCCGGCTGACGATGGAGTTCATGGGCCTGGCGAATCATCGCAAGGCGCTGCGCGCCGAAATCGTCTACTACGCCGAACGTTTCCGTGCGGAACAGAATGCCGCGATCACTGCCGCACTCGAGCGCTACGGCGTTGCGTCCGACGAGGTTCCGCCCGTCGTCTGGACCGTGTTCGCCACCAGCGTCTCGCAGGGTCTGGTGATGGAGCGGGCGCTGGGCATGACCACCGGCCACGCCGAGACGTTCGCGTATTGCGAGCAATGGATTCGCCGTCTCGAGGGTGACCCGCTTCCCGTCGATTGA
- a CDS encoding thiolase family protein: MTNDVAIIGVGLHPFGRFDKPAVQMGAEAIRLALADAGVEWKDIQFGFGGSYEVSNPDSVTRLVGLTGITFTNVFNACATSASAIQQTADTIRLGKYDIGVAVGLDKHPRGAFTDDPAKLALPQWYAQNGQFVTTKFFGMKANHYIHKHGISQETLAKVANKNFRNGALNPNAFRRKEISVEEILNSTVLNYPLTQYMFCAPDEGAAAVIMCRGDLAHKFTDRPVFVRASEIRTRTFGAYEVHATSAPLDEDASPTVYAAKAAYEIAGIGPDDVDVAQLQDTDAGAEVIHMAETGLCADGEQEKLLADGATEIHGSIPINTDGGLIANGEPIGASGLRQVHELVRQLRGEAGERQVPGEPKVGLAQVYGAPGTASATILSL, from the coding sequence ATGACGAACGACGTTGCCATCATCGGTGTGGGCCTGCACCCGTTCGGCCGGTTCGACAAGCCCGCCGTCCAGATGGGCGCCGAAGCCATCCGGCTGGCGCTGGCCGACGCGGGTGTCGAATGGAAGGACATCCAGTTCGGGTTCGGCGGCAGCTACGAGGTGTCCAATCCCGACTCCGTCACCCGGCTCGTCGGGCTGACGGGAATCACCTTCACCAACGTGTTCAATGCCTGCGCCACCTCGGCAAGCGCCATCCAGCAGACCGCCGACACCATCCGGCTGGGCAAGTACGACATCGGTGTCGCGGTGGGCCTGGACAAGCACCCGCGCGGCGCCTTCACCGACGACCCGGCCAAGCTCGCGCTGCCACAGTGGTACGCGCAAAACGGGCAGTTCGTCACCACCAAGTTCTTCGGCATGAAGGCCAACCACTACATCCACAAGCACGGCATCTCGCAGGAGACGCTCGCGAAGGTGGCCAACAAGAACTTCCGCAACGGTGCGCTCAACCCGAATGCGTTCCGCCGCAAGGAGATCTCGGTCGAGGAGATCCTCAACAGCACCGTGTTGAACTACCCGCTCACGCAGTACATGTTCTGCGCCCCCGATGAGGGCGCAGCCGCGGTCATCATGTGCCGCGGCGACCTCGCGCACAAGTTCACCGACAGGCCGGTGTTCGTGCGCGCCAGCGAGATTCGTACCCGCACCTTTGGCGCGTATGAGGTGCATGCGACCTCCGCGCCGCTCGACGAGGACGCCTCGCCGACTGTGTACGCGGCCAAGGCCGCCTACGAGATCGCCGGAATCGGTCCCGATGATGTGGACGTCGCGCAGCTGCAGGACACCGATGCCGGCGCCGAGGTGATCCACATGGCCGAAACCGGGCTGTGCGCCGACGGTGAGCAGGAGAAGCTGCTGGCCGACGGTGCCACCGAGATCCACGGCAGCATTCCGATCAACACCGACGGCGGACTGATCGCCAACGGCGAGCCGATCGGCGCGTCGGGGCTGCGCCAGGTGCACGAGCTGGTCCGCCAACTTCGCGGCGAGGCGGGCGAGCGGCAGGTGCCGGGCGAGCCGAAAGTCGGCCTGGCGCAGGTATATGGTGCACCAGGGACGGCCTCGGCAACGATCTTGTCGCTGTGA
- a CDS encoding Zn-ribbon domain-containing OB-fold protein gives MSTQKALAPEISTWPDENPQLIGSTCGNCGATVFPVQDHCPKCSGAEMAEVLLPRRGTIVAWTTQGFPPGAPYAGPTGKDFVPFGVGLVQLGDVIRVEGRLTENDPAKLQFGQEVELTMIPFTTDAEGNEVVTFAFQPV, from the coding sequence GTGTCCACCCAGAAAGCGCTCGCACCCGAGATTTCCACCTGGCCGGATGAGAATCCGCAACTGATCGGCAGCACCTGCGGCAACTGCGGGGCCACGGTGTTCCCGGTGCAGGACCACTGCCCCAAGTGCAGCGGTGCGGAGATGGCCGAAGTCCTGCTCCCCCGCCGCGGCACCATCGTGGCCTGGACGACGCAGGGCTTCCCGCCCGGCGCGCCCTACGCGGGTCCGACCGGCAAGGACTTCGTCCCGTTCGGCGTCGGGCTGGTGCAACTCGGGGACGTGATCCGGGTCGAGGGCCGGCTCACCGAAAACGATCCCGCCAAACTGCAGTTCGGCCAGGAGGTCGAGCTGACGATGATCCCGTTCACCACCGATGCCGAGGGCAACGAGGTGGTCACCTTCGCGTTCCAGCCGGTGTAA
- a CDS encoding glycine-rich domain-containing protein → MRRWRGDPIDRVLGAVSELELPAAVFKTCPWEPRELIDTGLRQWLRCCGAALRDNQLIGMPSHAVDEAWHGLILCTARYAAFCDKAYGRFLHHHPEGGAPAGVVTDSMDEQLRRTVIAWSVVARPGEQCVLWDLDRRVGVEPPWGLDLDRVAAIEADIARVMADERAR, encoded by the coding sequence GTGCGACGCTGGCGCGGTGACCCGATCGACCGGGTGCTGGGCGCGGTGTCGGAACTCGAACTTCCGGCCGCCGTGTTCAAGACGTGTCCGTGGGAGCCACGCGAACTGATCGACACCGGGCTGCGACAGTGGCTGAGATGTTGCGGCGCGGCGCTGCGCGACAACCAGCTGATCGGCATGCCGTCGCACGCCGTCGACGAGGCATGGCACGGCCTGATCCTGTGCACCGCCCGCTACGCCGCGTTCTGCGACAAGGCATATGGCCGGTTCCTGCACCACCACCCCGAGGGTGGCGCACCCGCGGGTGTGGTCACGGATTCGATGGACGAGCAGCTGCGCAGGACGGTGATCGCGTGGTCGGTGGTCGCACGGCCGGGCGAACAATGTGTGTTGTGGGACCTCGACCGGCGCGTCGGGGTCGAACCGCCGTGGGGTCTGGACCTGGACCGGGTGGCGGCCATCGAGGCCGATATCGCGCGGGTCATGGCGGACGAGCGGGCACGCTGA
- a CDS encoding nuclear transport factor 2 family protein — MDADKAQIAEVLTRYATGIDFKDWALLRTCWTDDVDCDYGEVGRYSGVDAVSELMEQLHASMGPTYHRLSNFTINVDGDRATARSYVFAHLQAVRDDPASWVEALGHYDDELVRTSDGWRIAKRTTHIARVQSGVTPAPQR; from the coding sequence GTGGACGCCGACAAAGCGCAGATCGCAGAGGTTTTGACCCGTTACGCCACCGGAATCGACTTCAAGGACTGGGCGCTGCTGCGCACCTGCTGGACCGACGACGTCGACTGCGACTACGGCGAAGTGGGGCGGTATTCCGGCGTCGACGCCGTATCCGAGCTGATGGAACAACTTCACGCGTCGATGGGGCCGACCTATCACCGGCTGTCCAACTTCACGATCAATGTCGACGGCGATCGCGCCACGGCCAGGTCCTATGTCTTCGCCCACCTGCAGGCGGTGCGCGACGATCCCGCCAGTTGGGTTGAGGCCCTTGGCCATTACGACGACGAACTCGTCCGAACATCCGACGGCTGGCGAATCGCGAAGCGCACCACCCATATCGCGCGGGTGCAGTCCGGGGTCACGCCGGCGCCGCAGCGATGA